In Neisseria dentiae, one DNA window encodes the following:
- a CDS encoding M23 family metallopeptidase — protein sequence MGRFWQNKPVRWSILGVLLPVSGVVAAYAVTDPQPQPELYRTERVMEELPAVYVESGTFQGSYWAQEAVEPGDSLTDVLQRMGVSDEEIREVLARNSVDRSMIQLRAGQSVNVRFDASGNITDVQFFNDDDNGFRDLVALEKVNGKWRTSTSAVEMETMPTLRAVQVRTSARGAMAQAGVPVEVRESLNEIFNDIVNVDELTSGDSIRLLYNSMYFRGQEMATGDILAAEVVKGGKTYQAYYYSQGKGDEESGSYYDQNGKSLRLHEGFNVKPVDYMRVSSPYGVRIHPVLRTVKMHTGIDYAAPTGTPIRATADGVLTFKGWQGGYGNTVILQHSNGIETLYAHMSAFSSAGGQVKAGEVIGYVGSTGRSTGPHLHYEVRKNGQHMNPTAIALPTPKLTPTNMAEFRRQQQAHTATMAAVRNLPVTVTQLD from the coding sequence GTGGGTCGTTTTTGGCAAAACAAACCTGTCCGCTGGTCGATTTTGGGCGTGCTGCTGCCCGTTTCCGGCGTGGTGGCCGCATATGCCGTAACCGATCCGCAGCCCCAGCCGGAGCTTTACCGCACGGAGCGGGTGATGGAAGAGTTGCCGGCCGTTTATGTGGAAAGCGGCACGTTCCAAGGCAGTTATTGGGCGCAGGAAGCAGTGGAGCCGGGCGATTCGCTCACCGACGTATTGCAGCGCATGGGCGTTTCGGACGAGGAAATCCGCGAAGTGCTGGCGCGCAATTCGGTTGACCGCAGCATGATCCAGCTGCGTGCCGGCCAATCGGTAAACGTGCGCTTCGATGCTTCGGGCAATATCACCGACGTACAGTTCTTTAACGACGACGACAACGGTTTCCGCGACTTGGTGGCTTTGGAAAAAGTAAACGGCAAATGGCGTACTTCCACCTCCGCCGTCGAAATGGAAACCATGCCCACCCTGCGTGCCGTACAAGTGCGTACTTCTGCGCGCGGTGCGATGGCGCAGGCCGGCGTGCCGGTTGAAGTGCGGGAGTCTCTGAACGAGATTTTCAACGATATCGTTAATGTAGACGAACTCACCAGCGGTGATTCCATTCGCCTGCTGTATAACAGTATGTATTTCCGCGGTCAGGAAATGGCAACCGGCGATATTTTGGCTGCCGAAGTGGTGAAAGGCGGTAAGACCTATCAGGCTTATTATTACAGCCAGGGTAAGGGCGACGAAGAGAGCGGCAGCTATTACGACCAAAACGGCAAATCGCTGCGTTTGCACGAAGGTTTCAATGTGAAGCCGGTTGACTATATGCGCGTTTCATCCCCCTACGGTGTGCGCATCCACCCCGTTTTACGCACCGTGAAAATGCACACGGGTATCGACTATGCCGCACCCACAGGCACGCCCATCCGCGCTACTGCCGACGGTGTGCTGACGTTTAAAGGCTGGCAGGGCGGTTACGGCAATACCGTGATTCTGCAACACAGCAACGGTATCGAAACCCTGTATGCCCATATGAGCGCATTCTCATCGGCCGGCGGCCAGGTTAAAGCCGGTGAGGTTATCGGTTATGTGGGCAGCACCGGCCGCTCGACCGGCCCGCACCTGCACTATGAAGTACGTAAAAACGGCCAGCATATGAACCCGACGGCCATTGCCCTGCCGACGCCGAAACTCACACCCACCAACATGGCCGAGTTCCGCAGGCAGCAACAGGCGCATACCGCAACCATGGCTGCGGTGCGCAATCTGCCGGTAACGGTAACACAGTTGGATTGA
- a CDS encoding formate--tetrahydrofolate ligase produces MSYKTDAEIAQSATMRPITEIAAKIGLKPEQIEPYGHYKAKVNPADIAALPPKQGRLVLVTAINPTPAGEGKTTVTIGLADALNRIGKQTVIALREPSLGPVFGVKGGAAGGGYAQVLPMEDINLHFTGDFHAIGAANNLLAAMLDNHIYQGNELNIDPKRVLWRRAVDMNDRQLRNIIGGMGKPVDGVMRPDGFDITVASEVMAVFCLAKDLADLKQRLGNILIAYAKDGSPVYARDIKAHGAMAALLKDAVKPNLVQTIEGTPALVHGGPFANIAHGCNSVIATRAARHLGDYTVTEAGFGADLGAEKFCDIKCRLAGLKPDAAVVVATVRALKYNGGAERAKLGEENLGALEKGLPNLLKHIANLKNVFGLPVVVALNRFVSDTDAELQMIQTACAKEGVEVSLTEVWGKGGVGGEDLARKVVSAVETQPNRFQFAYDAELPVKEKIRTVAQKIYGAADVEFSAEAAAEITSLEKLGFSNLPVCMAKTQYSLSDDAKLLGRPEGFTIHVRGITVSAGAGFIVALCGNMMKMPGLPKVPAAEKIDVDENGVIHGLF; encoded by the coding sequence ATGAGTTACAAAACCGATGCCGAAATCGCCCAATCCGCCACCATGCGCCCGATAACCGAAATCGCCGCCAAAATCGGCCTGAAGCCCGAACAAATCGAGCCATACGGCCATTACAAAGCCAAAGTCAACCCCGCCGACATCGCCGCCCTGCCGCCCAAACAAGGCAGGCTGGTGTTGGTTACCGCCATCAACCCCACGCCGGCCGGCGAGGGCAAAACCACCGTAACCATCGGCCTGGCCGACGCGCTCAACCGCATCGGCAAACAAACCGTTATCGCCCTGCGCGAACCTTCGCTCGGCCCCGTGTTCGGCGTGAAAGGCGGCGCGGCCGGCGGCGGCTACGCACAAGTGCTGCCGATGGAAGACATCAACCTGCACTTTACCGGCGACTTCCACGCCATCGGCGCGGCCAATAACCTGTTGGCCGCCATGCTCGACAACCACATTTATCAGGGCAACGAACTGAACATCGACCCCAAGCGCGTGCTGTGGCGGCGCGCGGTCGACATGAACGACCGCCAGTTGCGCAACATCATCGGTGGCATGGGCAAACCGGTTGACGGCGTGATGCGCCCCGACGGTTTCGACATTACCGTTGCCTCCGAAGTGATGGCCGTGTTCTGCCTCGCCAAAGATTTGGCCGACCTCAAACAGCGTTTGGGCAACATTCTGATTGCCTACGCCAAAGACGGCAGCCCTGTTTACGCCCGCGACATCAAAGCCCACGGCGCAATGGCCGCCTTGCTGAAAGACGCGGTCAAACCCAACCTCGTGCAAACCATCGAAGGCACGCCTGCGCTGGTGCACGGCGGCCCCTTCGCCAACATCGCCCACGGCTGCAATTCGGTGATTGCCACCCGCGCCGCCCGCCATCTCGGCGACTACACCGTAACCGAAGCAGGTTTCGGCGCCGATTTGGGCGCAGAAAAATTCTGCGACATCAAATGCCGCCTCGCCGGCCTGAAACCCGATGCCGCCGTGGTCGTCGCCACCGTGCGTGCGCTCAAATACAACGGCGGCGCCGAACGCGCCAAGCTGGGCGAAGAAAACCTGGGCGCGCTGGAAAAAGGCTTGCCCAACCTGCTCAAACACATAGCCAACCTGAAAAACGTGTTCGGCCTGCCGGTGGTGGTGGCGCTTAACCGTTTCGTGTCCGACACCGATGCCGAGCTGCAAATGATTCAGACGGCCTGCGCGAAAGAAGGCGTGGAAGTGTCGCTCACCGAAGTGTGGGGCAAAGGCGGCGTAGGCGGCGAGGACTTGGCGCGCAAAGTGGTAAGTGCCGTCGAAACCCAGCCCAACCGGTTTCAGTTTGCCTACGATGCCGAACTGCCGGTTAAAGAAAAAATCCGCACCGTTGCGCAGAAAATCTACGGAGCCGCCGATGTCGAATTCAGCGCCGAAGCCGCCGCCGAAATCACCTCGCTCGAAAAACTCGGCTTCAGCAACCTGCCCGTGTGCATGGCCAAAACCCAATATTCGCTCAGCGACGATGCCAAGCTTTTGGGCCGGCCCGAAGGCTTTACCATCCATGTGCGCGGCATCACTGTATCCGCCGGCGCCGGCTTTATCGTTGCCCTGTGCGGCAATATGATGAAAATGCCCGGCCTGCCCAAAGTGCCCGCCGCCGAAAAAATCGACGTGGATGAAAACGGCGTGATTCACGGGCTGTTTTAA
- the orn gene encoding oligoribonuclease yields MTQNANNLCWLDMEMTGLNPDTDRIIEVAMIITDQDLNVLAQSEVYAVHQSDEVLDNMDEWNTATHARTGLTQRVRESRFTEAEVEQRLLDFMAQWVPEKTTPMCGNTIHQDRRFMVRYMPRLEAYFHYRNLDVSTLKELARRWNPPVYKGVVKKGSHQALDDILESIEEMRYYRNSFLKLPEAV; encoded by the coding sequence ATGACCCAAAACGCTAACAACCTCTGCTGGCTCGATATGGAAATGACGGGCCTGAACCCCGACACCGACCGCATTATCGAAGTGGCGATGATTATCACCGATCAGGATTTGAACGTGCTGGCGCAGTCGGAAGTGTATGCCGTGCACCAAAGCGATGAAGTGTTGGACAATATGGACGAATGGAACACCGCCACCCACGCGCGCACCGGCCTCACGCAGCGCGTGCGCGAATCGCGTTTCACCGAAGCCGAAGTGGAGCAGCGGCTCTTGGACTTTATGGCGCAATGGGTTCCCGAAAAAACCACGCCGATGTGCGGCAACACCATCCATCAAGACCGCCGCTTTATGGTGCGCTATATGCCGCGCCTGGAAGCCTATTTCCACTACCGCAATCTGGACGTGTCCACCCTGAAAGAACTCGCCCGCCGCTGGAACCCGCCCGTGTATAAAGGCGTGGTGAAAAAAGGTTCGCATCAGGCTTTGGACGATATTCTCGAAAGCATCGAAGAGATGCGCTACTACCGCAACAGCTTTCTCAAACTGCCCGAGGCCGTCTGA